Within Methyloversatilis discipulorum, the genomic segment CGGCGACGGTCAAGTGCGCAGCTGAACCCGGCGACGGGATGGCACGCCGTCCCGTCGACCCCTGACCCCTGACCCCTGACCCCTGACCCCTAGCCCCTAGCCCCTAGCTGTGAAGAGTCAAGAGGTTGTTCTGCGAATTTGAGAGACGGGACATAGGGACGTTGCAAGCGATGCCGTGATGAGGTCGGTGCCAGTTGTAGAAGTGGTTCCAGAGAGGCAAAGCGGCTTTGCGCAGGTCGGAGTTGGGATAGGAATGGCCGTAGGCCCACTCGCGCAGAGCTGACTGGATGAAGCGCTCGGCCTTGCCATTGGTCTGTGGCCGATAGGCTCGTGTGAACTTGTGTTTGATCCCCAGCTCGTTGCAGGCCTGAGCGAAGGCGAACGAGTGGAAGGCGGGTCCGTTGTCGGTGAGCACGCGCTGTACGGTGACACCGAGCGTTGCGTAATAGGCGACGGCATTTCGCAGGAAGCTCACGGCGCTGTCTTTGCGCTCATCGGGGTGCATGTCGGTGAAAGCAATGCGCGAATGGTCGTCAATGGCCACAAACAAGTGTTCCCAGCCTACGCCGCGGGTGCGCTTGCGATAATCGGCCGTGATTCGATGACCCACAGCGGTGAAGCGGCCCAACTTCTTGATGTCGATGTGGAGCAGTTCGCCGGGCGTCTGGCGCTCGTAGCGCTGTATGGACTCAGTCGGGGCCAGATCGCTGAACCTTGAGAGGCCGGCTCGTCGGAGCACCCGGCTGACCGTTGCTTTGGATACGCCGGTGTAGGAGGCGATCCGGGATTGAAGAAAGAGTTTGCGGCGCAGCTCGATGATGGTCAGCGCGACTTCTGGGGCAATGCTTCGGGGAGAACGGGCGGGACGGGACGACTTGTCTGCAAGTCCAGCCGGACCTTCGGCCAGGTAGCGCCCCAGCCATTTGCGGGCAGTGACACTGCTGACGCCGCTACGCTTCGCCGCATCAGAGGCCGACAGACCTCGCTCAAGCATGTCCAACACCATTTCTAGGCGACGAAGGTAGGTCAATCGGGCATTCTTGTGGGTGTTCATCCGGAATCCTGTTCGAGAGAGCTTGGGGGTTTGGCGATTTCCAGTCTCTCAGAACTTCTCCGGGTGAACACCCGAAACAACCTATTGAAGCTTCACACCTAGCCCCTAGCCCCCAAGCATTGTCCGACAGCTTCCTCTCCGCCAGCATCCTGCTCCTGCTGCTGTTCGATCCGTTCGGCAACGCACCGGTCATGACCGTGCTGCTGAAGGACGTGCCGAAGGAGCGGCGTCAGCGTGTCGTGCTGAGGGAGTGCTTTTTCGCCTGGCTGGCGCTGCTCGCCTTCATGTGGGCCGGCGAATCGGTGATGCGGGTACTTCAGCTGTCGCAGACCTCGCTCGGCATCGCTGGCGGCGTACTGCTGTTCCTGATCGCGCTGCGCATGATCTTCCCGCAGCCGGCAGGCGTATTCGGCGAGTGGTCGGGCGGCGAGCCCTTCGTCGTGCCGCTGGCGATTCCGCTGATCGCCGGGCCCTCGGCCATGGCCATGGTGATGCTGCTGGTGTCGCGCGAACCGGAACGGTTCTGGACCTGGACGGGCGCGATGAGTGCGGCGATGGCGGTCACCGCCTGCGTGCTGCTGGCGGCCGGACCGCTGATCCGTCGTCTTGGCGAGCGCGGAACGTCGGCGCTGGAGCGCCTGATGGGTCTGCTGCTGTGCGCGGTCGCCGTCGAAATGCTGCTGACCGGCATCCGCAGCTTCGCCGGGTCACTCTGAGCGGCGCACATCCGACCGCCCGGGGCGGCCGGATGCCATGCCGTCAGTTGCCCAGGCCGAGCGAGGTCTGCGTAAACACCGCCGCGCCGCTGACCTTGTTGATGCCGCCAATGCCGCTGTCGAAGGTGTAGACCATGCCGGCGCGCTCGGCCCCTGCACCGGCAAAGAAGCCGTGGAAACTGCCGCTGGGCGGGCTGAACGAGCACCCGCTGCAGTTCGAGAACGAACCCGAGAAGGCCGCGGTGCCGCTGTTGATGCTGCCCGACCCGGTCAGTCCGAAGGTGGTGGCACTGACCGTGACATTCATGCCGACACTGAGCGTGTAGGCCGAGAAGTCAGCAGTCATCGAGCCGCTGACCGCGCCGCCGCTCGCACCGCCTGTCGTGGTCGGCGTGGTGTAGCCGCTGAGCGAGTAGGTGCCGCTCGCACCGCCCAGCGCTGCCAGATCCGGCGTCGGTCGGCCGGCGATGTAATGCACGTCGAGCAGTGTGTCGCCGGCGCAGTCGAACTCGCCGGAACACGATCCGCTGGTCCAGCGTCCCCAGCCGATGATGCCGTCCTGATGCGCTTCGGCGACCGATGAGGCCTGAATGTCACCGTTCGAATTCGACGCCGACACCAGCGCATTGCCCTCGAAGGAGGCAGTCGCCGAATCCAGCATGACGTCGCCGCCATAGCCACCGTACTGGTCGACGTACTGGCCATAGACGTAATAGCCGTCACCGGACTGCAGGCCGCCAGCATAGCCGTCCAGCACGTCCAGCCCGCCGCCTTCGCTGCGGTTCTCGGACACCAGGAAGGTGTCGTCTCCCTGCGGCGGCGTCAGGTTGCCGCTGTTCGACGGCGGCGGCGGCGGCAGGTCGGTCTTCACTTCGGTAATGACAGGCGGCGTGCTCTGGTCAGCGACATAGGCGCTCTGCCCATCGGACACCGTGAGGCAGCCGCCTCCATTGCAGACATCGACCGCGCCATCGCCGGTCGTCACGTTGATGCTGTTGCCGTAGACGACGGAGAACTCGGTGCCGCGGATGCCGATGGTAGCGACCGAGGTGGTGAGCTTGTAGTTGCTGCGGTTGCCCTTGCCGACCAGACCGGTGATGGTGCGCAGGCCGCCCTTGATCAGGCTGAAGAAGCCACGGTCTTCGGTCGGCTTGCCGGCAAACGCGTACTGGTCGATGCGGAACTGCGTCTGCGGCTGCAGCGACACCAGCGAGCCGTCGGTGAAACGCATCTGGGCGCGACCGCTGCCGGTGTCCACGGTGTCGCCGCTACCCACCTGGGCGCCGCGTGCGAGCACGCGACTGCTGCCGTCGGCTGCCAGCGCGCGCACGTCGCCCGATGTGAATTCGACGCGCGCCGCCGTATCGGCCATCGCATGCAGCGGAAAGGCCAGTGCGATGGCGAGCGCAAGGCGTGCGGGAGTGAAGGGTTTCGCCATGGCGCTCTCCTAGAACGTGCGGCGCACGGCGAGCTGGGCGACGCCGCGACGGTATTCGTTGAGGTTGATGCTGGAGTCGTTGCGCACCAGAGACACCGACGGCGTAAGCAGCCACTGCTTGGCAAAGGCGTAACTCGCGCCCAGCGACAGCGAGGTCAGGTTGTCGTCACGTACCCGGGCGAAGATCGGGTCGACATTCTTGTACTCGCGCGCTTCGTGCGCCAGCGCACCGAACAGCATCCAGCGCTCGTCCAGCGTGTGCTGAGCACCGACGCGAAAACCGATCACGTCGTTGGCAGCGATGTTCACGCCGGAGGGCAGGTCGTTGCGCCCGGTTTCGGCGCCGAGGTAGAAACTGCCGAACAGCATTGTGCGATCGTTCGGCAGCACCAGCGCGTGACCAACGCCATAGATGTTGCGATTGACGTCGCGCACGTCGTTCGTGCCTTCGTAACGCAGACGGCTTTGCTGGGCGAACACGGTGGTCTGGTTGCGCGCGTCGTGCGTGTGCTGCCACTGCAGCGAGCCGCCGGTGTAGTCACGCAACTTGTCGTCATCGACCTCGAACATGCCGAGCTGCAGCGCGGCGGTGATCCGGTTCGCACCACGCGACCACGACACACCGGCGTTACCGTCCAGCGCCGTGGTGTCGAAACGTGACTCGCCGCCGTTGAAGCGCGCGGCGCCGGTGGCGCCGGCGAGGAAGGCCCATTCGCGATTCAGCGGCACGCGCGCATTGACACCGCCGGACAGCGCGCCGAACCACGCATCGCGGCTCTGGCTGGCGGGGTCGAGCAGGAAGGCGCCCAGACCCGGCACCGCGACCGCGTTCTGCGAGGTCGCGCTGTTCACGTTGGTATCACGCCCGACCGCCGCTTCGATGAAGCCGGAATAGGACGGTTTGCCTGTATCGGGGGCGCGGTCGATGGCAGAGAGCAGGCGATCGATGGCACGGGCGACCTCCGGCGGCACGTTCTGATTGCGCACCGTTTCCAGCTCACGCCGGGCGCCGACCGATTCGCCGAGCGCCAGGTAGGCGCGGCCGATTTCGGCACGGGCACGCGCGTTGTCCGGCTGCACGGCGAGCACGCGTTCGAGCGCGAACACGGCGAGCGTATGCCGCCCCGTTTCAAGCGCCGAGATGCCCAGCAACAGATCGAACTGCGGATCACCCGCCCGCTCCGACTCCTGCGGAGACAGCAGCTGGTAGGCCGCCGCGTAGCGCCCGGCCTCGATGTGCGCGGCCGCCTGTTCGGTCAAGGATTGAGCATGCGTGGCGACCGACGCGCCCAGCAGCAGTGCAAACAGCAGCGGATGTGTTCTTTTTTGTGCGCGCATGCGCCCTCCTTGTTGTCGCATGACCGACAACTGACTGACCGTAACGGTCGGATGATTGCATTTCATTGATTGAAAAACAATAGCTTGCGGGGTCTTATTAAGGTTGATTCCTGAAGAAAGCCGTCATTTCTCACATCTCGCGAGCACGATCAGTGCCGGTCCGCCGGATAATTCGAGACCCGAACCCGACGGAGTCCCCATGAATCTGCGCGCATTGTGTTTCGTGTCGATGTTGATGCTCTCCCCGGTCGTCACGGCCATCGAAGTCGAAGGCACGCGTTTCGATCCGACGACGCGACTGTCTGATTCGACGCTTCAGCTGAATGGCGCCGGCGTGCGCACGCGCTTCATCATCAAGGCCTATACCGTCGCGCTCTACCTCGGCGCACCGGCCGACAGCCTGGACGCGGCAATGGGCGCAGCAGGCCCGAAGCGCATCGAGATCGTGCCGCTGATGAGCTTTTCCGCAACGCAATTCACCGAACCGCTGGTCAAGGGCATGAAGAAAAACCTGCCGCCAGCGGAATTCGAAGCGATGCAGCCGCGCATCCGCGCTTTCGTCGACGATCTGATGGCGGTGCAGGAGGTGAAGAAGGGCAGCCGCATCGGCCTCGAATGGCTGCCCGGTCGGGGCACCCGTGCCGTGATCGACGGCAAGGAGGTCAGCAAGACCGTCGAGGGCGACGATTTCTACCGCGCACTGCTCGCCATCTGGATAGGCCCGAAGCCGACCCAGGACGACCTGAAGCAGCAGTTGCTCGGCGCCAGACAGGCGCAATGATGAAGGATGCCGACGCAACCGACTGGGACGCGGTGGTCGCGGCGCCCGGCTTCGCGCTGGGTATCCGCACCGCGGACGATGCGCTCACGCTGATCGAGTTCCTGCCGCCGCAGTCGCCGCAACCGGCGCGCACGCCCCTCGCTGCTGAAGCCGCACGCCAGATCGACGCCTACCTGCGCGATGCCCGGCATCGCTTCGATCTGCCGCTGGCTCCCGGCGGCAGCGCACATCAGAACGCGGTGTGGGCGGTGATGCAGCAGATCGCGGTCGGCGACACACTGACCTATGGCGAGGTGGCGCGACGGATCGGTTCCGCGCCGCGCGCCGTCGGCGCGGCCTGCGGCGCAAATCCGCTGCCAGTCGTGATTCCCTGTCACCGCATCGTCGGCGCGGGTGGCGCACTCGGCGGCTTCGCGCACGCAACGCAGGGCTTTCTGCCCGGCATCAAGCGCTGGCTGCTCGCACACGAGACCGCGACGCGCGAATTCAGGCTGTCGGCGAACGCCCCCGCTCTATCGTCACGCCGACCTGACGCACGTCCTTCATGATGCCGGTCTTGGCGATCGAAATCCTGACCCATGACGCGCGGAAGTCGTTCAGCATCATGTTGATGACGAACTCGCCCAGCGTTTCGAGCAGATTGAAGTGGCGCTGCGCCAGTTCGGCGCGGATGCGATTGACCACTTCGGCGTAGTCGATCGTGTCGTTGATGTCGTCGTTCTGGGCCGCGGCGTCGGGCACGCCGAAGGTCATGCTGATCTCCAGCTGCTGCGTGTGCGCACGCTCGCGCGCGTAGATGCCGACCGATGCGGTCACCTTCATGCCTTCGATGAAAATACAGTCCATGTCTGCCCAGTTGCCCGTGTCGAACTAGAATTGCCGGATTCTACGTCCGACCCGTCGCCCATCGTGAATTCAGCTTTCAGCATCGCCATCGCGATCGCCCTCGGTTACGCACTCGGCTGCATCCCCTTCGCCGTTGTCAGCAGCAGGTTGTTTGGCCTGGCCGATCCGCGCACCTACGGCTCAGGCAATCCCGGCGCCACCAACGTGCTGCGCTCCGGCAACAAGAAGGCCGCGCTGCTGACGCTGATCGGCGACGCGCTGAAGGGCTGCATCGCGGTATGGCTGGTGCGCGCGCTGGGCATGGGCGACAGTGCCGCACTGCTGGCGGGCGTGGCAGCCTTCGTCGGACACGTCTTCCCGGTCACGCTGGGTTTTCGTGGCGGCAAGGGTGTGGCGACCGCAGCTGGCGTGATGCTGGCTGCCGAGCCGATGGTGGGCCTGATTGCATTGGGCATCTGGCTGGCGGTTGCGCTGATCACCCGCTATTCGTCGCTGGCGGCGCTCGTGGCGGCCTGCAGCGCGCCGATCAGCGGGCTGCTATACACGCAATCCGCCATCGTCTGCGGCGCGCTGGCTGCGATGTCGGGACTGCTGATCTGGCGTCATGCAGACAACATCCGCCGGCTGATGAATGGCACCGAAAGCCGCATCGGCGGCAAGAAGGCCCAGAACGCGGGCTGACCCCGCTCAGAGCGTGTCGAGCGGCCAGCGCGGCCGCACCGCGATGGCGTGTTGCGACGACGACGCTGCCACGCCCGCAGCCAGCCGCTGCGCGCCGGCGAAGGCGATCATCGCGCCGTTGTCGGTGCACAGGGCCAGTTCCGGATAGAACACGCGCCCCTTGCGCTGCGCCAGTTCGACGTCGAGCCGCGCGCGCAGACGCCGGTTGGCACCGACCCCACCGGCGACCACCAGCTGATTCAGCCGGGTATGCCGCAGCGCAGCCAGCGACTTCGCGACCAGCACATCGACCACCGCTTCCTGGAACTCGGCCGCCAGATCGGCGCGTCCGGTCTCGTCCAGGCCCTTGTTCACCGCGTTCAGTACGGCCGTTTTCAGCCCGGAGAAGCTGAAATCGAGATCGCCGCTGCCGAGCATGGGCCGCGGCAGCTTCAGACGTCCCGGCGTGCCCTGCTGCGCCAGCGCCGCCAGGTGCGGTCCGCCCGGATAGGGCAGTCCGAGCAGCTTGGCCGTCTTGTCGAAGGCCTCGCCGGCCGCGTCGTCCAGCGTCTCGCCGAGCATTTCGTAATCGCCGACCGCCGACACGCGCATCAGCTGCGTGTGGCCGCCGGACACCAGCAAGGCGACGAAAGGATAGGTCGGCGGGTCGGCGGACAGCAGCGGTGACAGCAGATGCCCTTCCAGGTGATGAATGGGGATGGCTGGCTTGCCGAGCGAGAAGGCAAGCGATTCGGCAAACGCCGCACCGACCAGCAGCGCGCCGGCCAACCCCGGCCCCGCCGTGTAGGCGATGGCGTCGATATCGCCGGCGGCAATGCCGGCTTCGGCCAGCACCTGGCGATACAGCGGCACGATGCGCCGCACGTGATCGCGCGACGCCAGTTCCGGCACCACGCCGCCGTACGCCTGGTGCAGATCGATCTGCGAGTGCACGGCGTGCGCGACCAGGCCCCGCTGGTCGTGGTACAACGCCAGCCCTGTTTCGTCACACGACGATTCGATGCCAAGTATCCACATGCGACGCATTGTACTTGCGTGCCCCACAAATCGGACTTGGCACATCGCCGGCACCGAGATATACTCGCCGGCTTTCCGTTATGCATCCGCTTGCATCGAGCAGCGGGTGCGCCATTGAGGGCTGTTTGTATGCCGGGTATTCGCGTCAAGGAAAACGAGCCGTTTGAAGTTGCGATCCGCCGCTTCAAGCGCACCATCGAAAAGGCTGGCACGCTGACCGAACTGCGTTCGCGCGAGTTCTACGAAAAGCCGACGGCTGAGCGCAAGCGCAAGCTGGCTGCCGCGGTGAAGCGGCACCACAAGCGGCTGCGCAGCCAGACCCTGCCGCCGAAGCTGTACTGATCGCCGGGCCCTGCAAGGCTGCAGGGCTTGAAACCAAAAAGCCGGATGCGCAGTGACGCATTCGGCTTTTTGTGTTTGTTGCTTCCCTTCAACCGCTGCTGCGAGTGACACCATGAGCCTGAAGGAACAGATCAGCGAAGACATGAAGACCGCGATGCGCGCTAAAGACAGCGCGCGTCTGGGCACCATCCGCCTGCTGCTGGCCGCGATCAAGCAGAAGGAAGTGGACGAGCGCATCACGCTCGACGACACCCAGGTCACGGCGGTGATCGACAAGATGCTGAAGCAGCGTCGCGATTCGATCAGCCAGTACGAAAGCGCCGGCCGCCAGGATCTGGCGGACGCCGAGAAGTTCGAACTCGAAGTGCTGACCGCCTACATGCCGCAGCAGATGAGCGCGGACGAAGTACGTGCCGTCATCGCCGAGGTGATCGCAGCGGTGGGTGCCGCCGGCCCTGCCGACATGGGCAAGGTGATGGGTCCGCTGAAGGCGAAGTTGGCCGGTCGCACCGACATGGCGCAGGCGTCCGCACTGGTGAAGGCCGCGCTGAGCGGCAACGCCGGCTGAGCAACCGCGGGATGATCCCGCAGTCCTTCATCCAGGAACTGCTCAACCGTGTCGACATCGTCGACGTGGTCGAGCGCTACGTCCCGCTGAAGAAGGCCGGCGCCAACTATCAGGCCTGCTGCCCCTTCCACAGCGAGAAGACCCCCTCCTTCACGGTCAGCCCGGCCAAGCAGTTCTACCACTGCTTCGGCTGCGGTGCGCACGGCAGCGCCATCGGCTTCCTGATGGAATATTCCGGACTGAGCTATCCGGACGCGATCGAGGAACTGGCGCGCAACGCTGGCATGACCGTACCGCGCGAAGACTTCACGCCGGAAATGGCACAGCGCCGCCAGCAGGCGGCGTCGCTGACCGAGGTGATGGCGCGCGCCGCACAGCATTACAAGCAGCAGTTGAAAAAGAGCCCGCGCGCGATCGACTACCTGAAAGGCCGCGGGCTCTCGGGTGAGATCGCCGCCCGCTTCGGCATCGGCTACGCACCGGACGACTGGCAGGGCCTGCGCGAAGCCTTCGACGATTACGAAGCTGCAGCGCTGGCCGAATGCGGGCTGGTGATCGATGCCGAGCCGTCAGAAGGCCAGAGCAAGGGCCGACGCTACGACCGCTTCCGCGACCGAGTCATGTTTCCCATCCTCGACGCACGGAACAACGTGATCGGCTTCGGCGGCCGCGTGCTCGACCGTGGCGAGCCGAAGTACCTGAATTCCCCGGAAACGCCACTGTTCTCCAAAGGCCGCGAACTGTACGGCCTGACCCAGGCGCGCGCCGCGATCCGCGACAACGGCTTCGTGCTGGTGGTCGAAGGTTATATGGACGTGGTGGCACTGGCCCAGTTCGGCGTCGGTAACGCGGTCGCGACACTGGGCACGGCGACCACCCCCGACCACATCCACAAGCTGTTCCGCCAGACCGACCGCATCGTGTTCTGCTTCGACGGCGACCGCGCCGGACGCAAGGCCGCGTGGCGCGGCCTCGAATCAGCGCTGTCGGAACTGAGCGACGGACGCAGCGCATCCTTCCTCTTCCTGCCGACCGAACACGATCCGGACAGCTTCGTGCGCGAACAGGGCGCCGAACGTTTCCGTCAGCTCGCACTGTCTGCACAACCGCTCAGCGAATACCTGCTGCACGAACTGCAGTCGCGCTGCGACACGCGCAGCGCCGAAGGGCGCGCGCAGTTCATCAACGAGGCCAAGCCGCTGGTGACGCAGATTCCTGCCGGTGCGTTACGCACCCAGCTGCTGCACCTGCTGGCGCCGGCCGTCGGGCTGTCGGCGCAGGAGCTGGCCGAAGCCTGCGGCCTGCGCATGCCGCGCCGAACCGGCCGCTACAACGCACCGCCGGCGCCGGCCGCACCGCGCGTCGCACCGACGACGCCGGCGCGCAAGCTGCTGTGCATGCTGATGCAGCGCCCCGCGCTCGGCAGCAAGGTCGGACACCTGGAAGACATC encodes:
- a CDS encoding methylated-DNA--[protein]-cysteine S-methyltransferase is translated as MMKDADATDWDAVVAAPGFALGIRTADDALTLIEFLPPQSPQPARTPLAAEAARQIDAYLRDARHRFDLPLAPGGSAHQNAVWAVMQQIAVGDTLTYGEVARRIGSAPRAVGAACGANPLPVVIPCHRIVGAGGALGGFAHATQGFLPGIKRWLLAHETATREFRLSANAPALSSRRPDARPS
- a CDS encoding MarC family protein; this encodes MSDSFLSASILLLLLFDPFGNAPVMTVLLKDVPKERRQRVVLRECFFAWLALLAFMWAGESVMRVLQLSQTSLGIAGGVLLFLIALRMIFPQPAGVFGEWSGGEPFVVPLAIPLIAGPSAMAMVMLLVSREPERFWTWTGAMSAAMAVTACVLLAAGPLIRRLGERGTSALERLMGLLLCAVAVEMLLTGIRSFAGSL
- a CDS encoding GatB/YqeY domain-containing protein codes for the protein MSLKEQISEDMKTAMRAKDSARLGTIRLLLAAIKQKEVDERITLDDTQVTAVIDKMLKQRRDSISQYESAGRQDLADAEKFELEVLTAYMPQQMSADEVRAVIAEVIAAVGAAGPADMGKVMGPLKAKLAGRTDMAQASALVKAALSGNAG
- a CDS encoding FecR family protein is translated as MAKPFTPARLALAIALAFPLHAMADTAARVEFTSGDVRALAADGSSRVLARGAQVGSGDTVDTGSGRAQMRFTDGSLVSLQPQTQFRIDQYAFAGKPTEDRGFFSLIKGGLRTITGLVGKGNRSNYKLTTSVATIGIRGTEFSVVYGNSINVTTGDGAVDVCNGGGCLTVSDGQSAYVADQSTPPVITEVKTDLPPPPPSNSGNLTPPQGDDTFLVSENRSEGGGLDVLDGYAGGLQSGDGYYVYGQYVDQYGGYGGDVMLDSATASFEGNALVSASNSNGDIQASSVAEAHQDGIIGWGRWTSGSCSGEFDCAGDTLLDVHYIAGRPTPDLAALGGASGTYSLSGYTTPTTTGGASGGAVSGSMTADFSAYTLSVGMNVTVSATTFGLTGSGSINSGTAAFSGSFSNCSGCSFSPPSGSFHGFFAGAGAERAGMVYTFDSGIGGINKVSGAAVFTQTSLGLGN
- the tsaD gene encoding tRNA (adenosine(37)-N6)-threonylcarbamoyltransferase complex transferase subunit TsaD; protein product: MWILGIESSCDETGLALYHDQRGLVAHAVHSQIDLHQAYGGVVPELASRDHVRRIVPLYRQVLAEAGIAAGDIDAIAYTAGPGLAGALLVGAAFAESLAFSLGKPAIPIHHLEGHLLSPLLSADPPTYPFVALLVSGGHTQLMRVSAVGDYEMLGETLDDAAGEAFDKTAKLLGLPYPGGPHLAALAQQGTPGRLKLPRPMLGSGDLDFSFSGLKTAVLNAVNKGLDETGRADLAAEFQEAVVDVLVAKSLAALRHTRLNQLVVAGGVGANRRLRARLDVELAQRKGRVFYPELALCTDNGAMIAFAGAQRLAAGVAASSSQHAIAVRPRWPLDTL
- the rpsU gene encoding 30S ribosomal protein S21, which encodes MPGIRVKENEPFEVAIRRFKRTIEKAGTLTELRSREFYEKPTAERKRKLAAAVKRHHKRLRSQTLPPKLY
- the dnaG gene encoding DNA primase, translated to MIPQSFIQELLNRVDIVDVVERYVPLKKAGANYQACCPFHSEKTPSFTVSPAKQFYHCFGCGAHGSAIGFLMEYSGLSYPDAIEELARNAGMTVPREDFTPEMAQRRQQAASLTEVMARAAQHYKQQLKKSPRAIDYLKGRGLSGEIAARFGIGYAPDDWQGLREAFDDYEAAALAECGLVIDAEPSEGQSKGRRYDRFRDRVMFPILDARNNVIGFGGRVLDRGEPKYLNSPETPLFSKGRELYGLTQARAAIRDNGFVLVVEGYMDVVALAQFGVGNAVATLGTATTPDHIHKLFRQTDRIVFCFDGDRAGRKAAWRGLESALSELSDGRSASFLFLPTEHDPDSFVREQGAERFRQLALSAQPLSEYLLHELQSRCDTRSAEGRAQFINEAKPLVTQIPAGALRTQLLHLLAPAVGLSAQELAEACGLRMPRRTGRYNAPPAPAAPRVAPTTPARKLLCMLMQRPALGSKVGHLEDIDDDPWLRAVQAIADCIEHGDIDAGNTAALVEYFRDGPHGPLIEDAVAAAIDDPADEGALPHMFDDTLQHLRKTGISRAINHLTMLGRQTPLTAEQQAELGRLLREKART
- a CDS encoding chalcone isomerase family protein, with the protein product MNLRALCFVSMLMLSPVVTAIEVEGTRFDPTTRLSDSTLQLNGAGVRTRFIIKAYTVALYLGAPADSLDAAMGAAGPKRIEIVPLMSFSATQFTEPLVKGMKKNLPPAEFEAMQPRIRAFVDDLMAVQEVKKGSRIGLEWLPGRGTRAVIDGKEVSKTVEGDDFYRALLAIWIGPKPTQDDLKQQLLGARQAQ
- the plsY gene encoding glycerol-3-phosphate 1-O-acyltransferase PlsY, translating into MNSAFSIAIAIALGYALGCIPFAVVSSRLFGLADPRTYGSGNPGATNVLRSGNKKAALLTLIGDALKGCIAVWLVRALGMGDSAALLAGVAAFVGHVFPVTLGFRGGKGVATAAGVMLAAEPMVGLIALGIWLAVALITRYSSLAALVAACSAPISGLLYTQSAIVCGALAAMSGLLIWRHADNIRRLMNGTESRIGGKKAQNAG
- the folB gene encoding dihydroneopterin aldolase translates to MDCIFIEGMKVTASVGIYARERAHTQQLEISMTFGVPDAAAQNDDINDTIDYAEVVNRIRAELAQRHFNLLETLGEFVINMMLNDFRASWVRISIAKTGIMKDVRQVGVTIERGRSPTA
- a CDS encoding IS481 family transposase, which produces MNTHKNARLTYLRRLEMVLDMLERGLSASDAAKRSGVSSVTARKWLGRYLAEGPAGLADKSSRPARSPRSIAPEVALTIIELRRKLFLQSRIASYTGVSKATVSRVLRRAGLSRFSDLAPTESIQRYERQTPGELLHIDIKKLGRFTAVGHRITADYRKRTRGVGWEHLFVAIDDHSRIAFTDMHPDERKDSAVSFLRNAVAYYATLGVTVQRVLTDNGPAFHSFAFAQACNELGIKHKFTRAYRPQTNGKAERFIQSALREWAYGHSYPNSDLRKAALPLWNHFYNWHRPHHGIACNVPMSRLSNSQNNLLTLHS
- a CDS encoding tetratricopeptide repeat protein — protein: MRAQKRTHPLLFALLLGASVATHAQSLTEQAAAHIEAGRYAAAYQLLSPQESERAGDPQFDLLLGISALETGRHTLAVFALERVLAVQPDNARARAEIGRAYLALGESVGARRELETVRNQNVPPEVARAIDRLLSAIDRAPDTGKPSYSGFIEAAVGRDTNVNSATSQNAVAVPGLGAFLLDPASQSRDAWFGALSGGVNARVPLNREWAFLAGATGAARFNGGESRFDTTALDGNAGVSWSRGANRITAALQLGMFEVDDDKLRDYTGGSLQWQHTHDARNQTTVFAQQSRLRYEGTNDVRDVNRNIYGVGHALVLPNDRTMLFGSFYLGAETGRNDLPSGVNIAANDVIGFRVGAQHTLDERWMLFGALAHEAREYKNVDPIFARVRDDNLTSLSLGASYAFAKQWLLTPSVSLVRNDSSINLNEYRRGVAQLAVRRTF